Proteins found in one Magnolia sinica isolate HGM2019 chromosome 5, MsV1, whole genome shotgun sequence genomic segment:
- the LOC131246223 gene encoding uncharacterized protein LOC131246223 isoform X2: MRLFLPPKFHRRAVALVDQSTLLEDMRGQQWRVKLSMVDGSLAFQQGWDKFVSDHSVKFGEILVFNYIVGSHFLVQIFGTSTLERLNFSTRNNGNHHKGKQARARKPSPDCSPSIKMPRYMVDTDAMNEKGATMNEEEATGSRTPPCNSSNFEMSESTDKAPTPMEKYSNYASSSKRTSDISVIPRYVIDEDSMNEVGAARSRTALDFEMIGNKCDAETPDKLPTKPGKSADHDSGSKMTLDDEEGAARSRSASLSSCDVEILGTRCNAVDTQKSVLEVSSRYKTRSKKSFDVVEAPFHKDGGYSANEERAAKSRMAPSNSSDFKMVESKCDAEDSNKIPTSKKSSDCAVSSKRKLKMWMKSIVDNDSVIEGASRNNAAHSNLSDFEMIRNKPDAEVMKNVPRRTETSHHDGSSKMTCDALQKAFNVIDKDLDEGDVRSPPRPSCMSNNEGVALKCDAGDREQVPNAKEESSHHENSCKSTFDASDTACYLIDGDSIKEEGAAFQSKCNTEHVDEVPKSIVKSSNSAVSCKMKQEMRMKYSGEKNSVHEEAASRSRAFHSNSPDSGVIGNKCEDEGMEKVPKTTEKSHDDSSKMNSDASQNPCYMIDEDSVSKEGATRCETAPLSFPDTGIIETKCADEKDEVMTTMEESSPFKNSSKRTSVASELPRHMIEGDSMNGGVDRSGNAPSNSHGFNMADGNFSAEDVDMIPISKRMPDASELPSGVIDDDMTNAEGDARSRTAPLSFTGFKMFDGECHPEYLDKEQETTENSSHLENSSGRLQTMSMIGYSENENGSVNISDAGSCRYPLSDEQKCTYSGNEPVTLPKMELDDGNMGSALETNVNASKCHEYPLTMEEKHCPSGNEPHSVLEDGQFGSCSKVELKHCKVEPEESLDSIEFSTPNDVCFCCSMSESSLSRLELPTYIPSALTKGRKKHKRAVLFLRDPAMRVWPVLYHENKHKRILGSGWSSFAAANNLKEGDACTFEVADNSQAMLQVHISRR; this comes from the exons ATGCGACTG TTCCTACCTCCGAAATTTCACCGCAGAGCAGTAGCTTTGGTTGATCAGAGCACTCTTCTTGAAGATATGAGAGGACAGCAGTGGAGGGTAAAGTTATCGATGGTAGATGGGTCCTTGGCTTTTCAGCAAGGATGGGATAAATTTGTGTCAGATCATTCTGTGAAGTTTGGAGAGATCTTGGTATTCAATTACATTGTCGGGTCCCACTTTCTAGTCCAAATCTTTGGCACAAGTACCTTGGAAAGGTTGAACTTCTCCACAAGAAACAACGGCAATCATCATAAAGGAAAACAAGCTAGAGCGAGGAAACCTTCCCCTGACTGTTCACCGTCTATTAAAATGCCACGCTACATGGTTGATACAgatgcaatgaatgaaaaggGAGCTACAATGAATGAAGAGGAAGCTACAGGAAGCAGAACACCTCCTTGTAACTCATCTAACTTTGAGATGTCTGAGAGTACGGACAAAGCACCAACTCCGATGGAAAAATATTCTAATTATGCTAGTAGCTCTAAAAGGACTTCTGATATCTCGGTAATACCACGCTATGTTATTGATGAAGATTCAATGAATGAAGTAGGAGCTGCAAGAAGCAGAACTGCTCTTGACTTTGAAATGATTGGGAATAAGTGTGATGCTGAAACTCCAGACAAACTTCCCACAAAACCGGGAAAATCTGCTGATCATGATAGTGGCTCTAAAATGACTCTGGATGATGAAGAGGGTGCTGCAAGAAGTAGAAGTGCTTCTTTGAGCTCGTGTGATGTTGAAATACTTGGGACTAGATGCAATGCTGTAGATACGCAGAAGTCAGTATTGGAAGTATCCTCCCGGTACAAAACTAGATCTAAAAAGAGTTTTGATGTGGTAGAAGCACCATTCCACAAGGATGGTGGATATTCAGCAAATGAAGAGAGAGCTGCTAAAAGCAGAATGGCTCCTTCAAATTCATCTGACTTCAAGATGGTTGAGAGTAAATGTGATGCTGAAGATTCGAACAAGATACCAACATCAAAAAAATCTTCAGATTGTGCCGTTAGTTCTAAAAGGAAGCTGAAGATGTGGATGAAGAGCATTGTTGATAACGATTCGGTGATTGAGGGAGCTTCAAGAAACAATGCTGCTCATTCAAACTTGTCTGACTTTGAGATGATTCGCAATAAACCTGACGCTGAAGTTATGAAAAATGTACCAAGAAGAacagaaacatctcatcatgatGGTAGCTCCAAAATGACTTGTGATGCCTTGCAAAAAGCATTCAACGTGATtgacaaagacttggatgaaggagaTGTGAGAAGCCCACCTCGTCCTTCATGCATGTCTAACAATGAAGGAGTTGCGCTTAAATGTGACGCTGGAGATAGGGAGCAAGTACCGAATGCAAAGGAAGAATCTTCCCATCATGAGAATAGCTGTAAAAGTACTTTTGATGCATCAGACACCGCATGCTACCTGATAGATGGAGATTCAATCAAGGAAGAGGGAGCTGCATTCCAGAGTAAATGCAACACTGAACATGTGGATGAAGTACCAAAATCAATAGTAAAATCTTCCAATTCTGCCGTTAGCTGTAAAATGAAGCAGGAGATGCGAATGAAGTACAGTGGTGAGAAAAATTCAGTGCATGAAGAGGCAGCTTCAAGAAGCAGAGCCTTTCATTCCAACTCTCCCGACTCTGGAGTGATTGGGAATAAATGTGAAGATGAAGGCATGGAAAAAGTACCAAAAACAACAGAAAAATCTCATGATGACAGCTCTAAAATGAATTCTGATGCTTCCCAAAATCCATGCTACATGATTGATGAAGATTCAGTGAGCAAAGAGGGAGCTACAAGATGTGAAACTGCTCCTCTAAGCTTTCCTGACACTGGAATAATTGAAACTAAATGCGCTGATGAAAAGGATGAAGTAATGACAACAATGGAAGAATCTTCCCCCTTCAAAAATAGCTCTAAAAGGACTTCCGTTGCCTCAGAATTACCACGCCACATGATTGAGGGAGATTCAATGAATGGAGGAGTTGATAGAAGTGGGAATGCTCCTTCTAACTCACACGGCTTCAATATGGCTGATGGTAACTTCAGTGCTGAAGATGTGGATATGATTCCAATATCTAAAAGGATGCCTGATGCCTCAGAATTACCATCTGGTGTTATTGATGATGACATGACAAATGCAGAGGGAGATGCAAGAAGCCGAACTGCACCTTTAAGCTTCACTGGCTTTAAAATGTTCGATGGTGAATGCCATCCTGAATATTTGGATAAAGAACAGGAAACGACAGAGAATTCCTCCCATCTTGAGAACTCCTCGGGAAGACTCCAGACCATGTCTATGATAGGGTACAGTGAAAATGAGAATGGAAGTGTGAACATATCCGATGCTGGTAGCTGTAGATATCCTCTATCTGATGAACAAAAATGTACATACTCTG GAAACGAGCCAGTCACATTGCCCAAAATGGAATTGGATGATGGTAACATGGGAAGTGCCCTTGAGACTAATGTGAATGCATCTAAATGCCATGAATATCCCCTTACAATGGAAGAGAAACATTGTCCATCTG GGAACGAGCCACATTCAGTTTTAGAAGATGGACAATTCGGTTCCTGTTCAAAAGTTGAACTGAAACACTGTAAAGTTGAGCCAGAAGAAAGTTTGGACTCAATTGAATTTTCAACCCCTAATGATGTCTGTTTCTGCTGTTCGATGTCCGAGAGTAGTCTGTCTCGACTT